One genomic window of Elaeis guineensis isolate ETL-2024a chromosome 2, EG11, whole genome shotgun sequence includes the following:
- the LOC109505525 gene encoding receptor-like serine/threonine-protein kinase SD1-8, which yields MTPAKSIVDGQTLISSGGTFELGFISPSDSNNRYLGIHYTGTPDKTVVWVANRISPLNGSTGVLNLTGDGNLVLLNSTGYIIWSTGTTNAINPVAQLLNTGNLILIERTTKKLLWQSFDHPGNTLLPGMKLGWDITTNLDRHLTSWKSSSDPSPGDYSYKMHVNAVPELVLWRGSLQIYRTGPWNGGGFNGIPETKTTNMFMFNLTYNESEATYTFQVLDNSTLCRVLLNETGVVQRLVKSQPNLTWDPYWWFPKDPCDEYANCGANGVCNTTYSLFCDCLWGFSPKSPQNWKMRINSDGCVRRTALNCSSDGFFPLQQVKLPDTSNATVHSNKNLEDCEEWCLKNCTCSAYAIIEGSGCVTWTGDLVDIRLFTEGGENLYVRLSSSELGQIRDNHGKKRPVIVTIISSLVGLLLFVCFIQLLRKKNRKAKKQAQTISSHYKESRGNELELPLFDIHTIRTATNNFSDDNKLGEGGFGAVYKGQLEDGEKIAVKRLSKDSVQGIHEFTNEVLLIAKLQHRNLVRLFGCCIEGEERLLVYEYLQNTSLDYFIFDRKRRAFLNWQKRLNIILGIARGLLYLHQDSRLKIIHRDLKASNILLDEDLNPKISDFGTARIFKVDQIEENTKRVVGTYGYMSPEYAMDGIFSVKSDVFSFGVLVLEILSGKKNRMIKQAEAHVNLLGHAWRLWTKGRCLEILDEAVGCTYPESKVSQCIQVALLCVQEGSEDRPTMAEVVLMLGTESAQLPQPQRPGFYTATPLMERDWSSSNKITVTIEGR from the exons ATGACGCCGGCCAAATCCATTGTAGATGGACAAACCTTAATCTCGTCAGGTGGGACTTTCGAACTGGGCTTCATCAGCCCTAGCGACTCGAACAATCGATACCTGGGTATACATTACACGGGCACTCCAGATAAAACAGTTGTGTGGGTTGCCAATAGAATCTCTCCCCTCAATGGCTCCACGGGGGTTCTCAATCTCACAGGTGATGGAAATCTGGTACTGCTAAACAGCACTGGATATATTATTTGGTCAACAGGCACAACAAATGCAATTAACCCCGTTGCACAGCTCCTAAACACGGGAAATCTCATCCTGATTGAAAGAACTACGAAGAAATTATTGTGGCAGAGCTTTGATCATCCAGGCAACACACTTCTACCAGGTATGAAGCTTGGGTGGGACATAACAACCAATCTTGACAGGCATCTCACGTCATGGAAGAGTTCCTCCGACCCTTCTCCTGGGGACTACTCCTACAAGATGCATGTTAATGCAGTACCAGAGCTTGTCTTGTGGAGAGGATCTCTCCAAATATACCGCACTGGACCCTGGAATGGAGGTGGATTTAATGGCATTCCAGAGACGAAAACAACTAACATGTTCATGTTTAATCTAACTTACAATGAGTCTGAGGCCACCTACACCTTCCAAGTACTAGACAATTCTACTCTATGTCGCGTCTTGCTGAACGAGACTGGAGTGGTTCAGCGTTTGGTGAAGTCTCAGCCAAACCTTACATGGGACCCATACTGGTGGTTTCCAAAGGATCCGTGCGACGAGTATGCCAACTGTGGAGCTAATGGCGTATGCAATACAACCTACTCACTTTTCTGCGATTGTTTGTGGGGATTCAGTCCCAAGTCTCCTCAAAATTGGAAAATGAGAATCAATTCTGATGGCTGTGTAAGGAGAACAGCTTTAAATTGCTCATCGGATGGTTTCTTTccgctgcaacaagtgaagttgCCTGATACATCGAATGCCACCGTGCACAGCAACAAAAATCTGGAGGACTGTGAAGAATGGTGCCTGAAGAACTGCACTTGCAGCGCCTATGCTATCATTGAAGGGAGCGGATGTGTAACATGGACTGGAGATCTTGTAGATATTAGACTGTTCACTGAAGGAGGGGAGAATCTATATGTTCGGCTTTCATCTTCTGAATTAG GTCAGATAAGGGATAATCATGGTAAAAAGAGGCCTGTGATAGTCACAATCATTTCTTCACTGGTAGGGCTTCTTCTATTTGTGTGCTTTATTCAGCTTCTGCGGAAGAAGAATAGAAAAGCAAAAAAGCAAG CTCAAACAATTAGTTCCCACTACAAGGAAAGCAGAGGAAATGAGCTAGAGTTACCTTTATTTGATATCCATACAATAAGAACTGCTACCAATAACTTTTCTGACGATAATAAACTTGGAGAAGGTGGATTTGGCGCCGTTTACAAG GGTCAGTTGGAAGATGGAGAAAAGATTGCTGTCAAGAGGTTGTCCAAAGATTCTGTGCAGGGCATACATGAATTCACAAATGAGGTGTTGCTGATAGCCAAACTTCAGCACAGAAATCTTGTTCGCCTTTTTGGCTGCTGCATTGAAGGAGAGGAACGATTGCTGGTGTACGAGTACTTGCAAAATACAAGTTTGGACTACTTCATATTCG ATAGGAAAAGAAGGGCATTTTTGAACTGGCAAAAGCGCCTCAACATCATCTTAGGAATTGCTCGAGGACTTCTATACCTTCACCAAGACTCTAGGTTGAAAATTATTCACAGAGATTTGAAGGCCAGCAATATTCTTCTTGATGAGGACCTGAACCCAAAAATCTCAGACTTCGGCACTGCAAGAATCTTTAAGGTTGACCAAATTGAAGAGAATACAAAAAGAGTTGTTGGGACATA TGGATATATGTCACCGGAGTATGCAATGGATGGTATCTTTTCAGTGAAATCAGATGTGTTCAGCTTTGGTGTTCTAGTGCTAGAAATTTTAAGTGGTAAGAAGAATAGAATGATCAAACAAGCAGAAGCTCATGTTAACCTTTTAGGACAT GCATGGAGACTATGGACAAAAGGTAGATGCTTGGAAATACTTGATGAAGCAGTGGGATGCACATACCCAGAGTCTAAAGTATCGCAGTGTATCCAAGTGGCTCTCTTGTGTGTGCAAGAAGGGAGTGAAGATAGACCAACAATGGCAGAGGTAGTGCTCATGTTAGGAACTGAAAGTGCACAGCTACCTCAGCCTCAAAGGCCAGGCTTCTACACAGCAACTCCTTTAATGGAAAGAGATTGGTCTAGCAGCAATAAAATTACAGTTACAATTGAAGGTCGATAG